TGCTTGTACGCCCGGTACTGCAGCAATCGGGCGAAGAGGAGGTCGCGGGCCTCGAGCAGCGCCAGATCCTCGGCGTCCTCCACCTCGCCCGCGGGCAGTAGTCGCGCCGCCTTGAGATCGAGCAGGGTCGCGGCGACGACGAGGAACTCGGTCGTCTGGTCCAGTCCCATCTGCGCGCCCAGGGAGCGGGTGTAGGCGATGAACTCGTCGGTGACCTCGTGCAGTGCCACCTCGGTGACATCCAACTGCCGCTGGTTGATGAGCGTCAGCAGCAGATCGAACGGGCCCTCGAAGTTGCGGAGAGTGACCCGGAAGCCGCCCTTGCCCGGCTCCACCCCGTCGGCGCCGGCTGCGGGGTCGGCCGTGGGAGCCGGAGAGGTCGGGTCGGTCACCACCGTCACTGCGGGCCGGAGCGGTGGATGACCTCGCGGGCGAGCGCGCGGTACGCCCCCGCACCCGTCGACTTCGGCGCCCATGTCGTGATGGGTTCGCCGGCGACGCTGGTCTCCGGGAAACGCACGGTGCGGTTGATCACCGTGTCGTAGACGAGATCCCCGAACACCTCCACGACCCGGGCCATGACCTCGCGGGCGTGCAGGGTGCGGGCGTCGTACATCGTGACGACGATGCCGGCCAATTCCAGCCGGGGGTTCAGCCGGTCGCGCACCTTCTCGACGGTGTCGTTGAGCAACGCCAGCCCGCGCAGGCTGAAGAACTCGCACTCCATCGGGATGAGCACCGAGTCCGAGCAGGCCAGGGCGTTGACGGTGAGTAGGCCGAGCGACGGCTGGCAGTCGATGAGGATGTAGTCGTAGCGGTCGACGACGGAGTGCAGCACGCGCCCGAGCGTCTGCTCCCGGCCGACCTCGGTGACCAGCTGGATCTCCGCGGCCGAGAGGTCGATGTTGCTGGGGAGCAGATCGAGCCCCTCGATCCGGGTACGCATCAGCACGTCGTCCACCGACACCCGCGGCTCCACCAGCAGGTTGTGCACGGTGAGCTCGAGATCGTGGTGCGCCACGCCCAGTCCCGCGGAGAGTGCGCCCTGCGGGTCCAGATCCACCAGCAGCACCCGGCGGCCGTACTCGGCGAGCGAGGCACCGAGATTGATGGTCGAGGTGGTCTTGCCCACCCCGCCCTTCTGGTTGCACATCGCGATGATGGTGGCCGGGCCGTGCGAGGAGACCGGCGTCGGCTCGGGAACCTCCCGCAGCGGACGGCCCGTCGGGCCCAGGTCCTCTGCCGGGGAGTCCACCGGATCCGCCGGGTACAGGGTCGGGTTCTCCTCGCCACCGTCGAACGGTTCGGTGTCCACGGGCTGAACGGGCGGACCGGGAGCCTCCTGCTCGGAAGGCTGCGGCAGGCTCGCAGGCTGCGGTGTCGTCACGGTCCGATGCTCCCCTGCTCTCTCGTCTCGCGCGGTGCCCGGTGTCCGGCGCAGCGCGTCGAGCTCTGCGTCCGCCGGCGGGCGTTGCTCATCAGGTCCCTTCCACATCGTTACCAGAACGCTACCGCTTCGCCACAGGAATCCTCCGACTGACACGCACGCACGCTAGCGCGCTACGGGGCTACCGCGCTCGAGGATGAGCCTCGGCCCAGACCTCTCGCAGCGAGCCGATGGTCACCAGGGTGTAGATCTGGGTCGTCGTCACCGAGGCGTGCCCGAGCAGTTCCTGAACCACCCGGACGTCGGCACCACCGTCGAGCAGGTGGGTCGCGAACGAATGACGCAGTGTGTGCGGCGAGACGTCCCCGTCGATACCCGCCTGTCGAGCGGCGTTCTGCAACACCTGCCAGGCACTCTGCCGCGACAGTCGGCCTCCGCGGACGTTGAGGAACAGTGCGGGTGTGGACCGGGAGATCAACCCTGGCCGTCCGCGCACCAGATACGCGTCGACGGCGCCCAGTGCCGGCCTGCCCACCGGAACCAGCCGCTCCTTGCCACCCTTGCCGCGCAGCAACACCGATCGGGTCTCGGTGTCGATGTCGTCGACGTCCAAGCCGACGGCCTCGGAGATCCGGGCCCCGGTCGAGTAGAGCAACTCGAGCAACGCCCGATCCCGCAGGCTGCGTGGCGTCTCGGCGGGGCCCGCTCCGCCGACGGCGTCCAGCAGGGCGAGCACGGCATCCACGGGCAGCGACTTGGGCAGCCGCTTGCCCGGGGTCGGCGGACGGACCCCCCCGCGCCACGTCGACCGGAACCAGCCCCTCCGCCGCGGCGAAACGGTGCAGCCCGCGCACGGCGATCAACGCCCGCGCCGCCGAACTGGCGGCCAGGGGAACCACCCCGTTCTCCGGGTCACCCCTGCGCAGGTCGAGCACGAAGTCGAGGACGTCCTGTTCCGTGATCTGCTCGAGCCGACCGATCTTCCGTTGTTCCAGGAATCGGAGGTACCGGCCCAGGTCGCGACGATAGGAGCCGATGGTGTTGCGGGCAGCGCCTCGTTCCACCGTCAGGTGATCGAGATACGAATCCACCTCCCGCGCGATCACCGCACTACCCCCTCGGCGTGTTCTCGTCCGTCGCGCTCTCGCCGGCTCTCGCGTGGCGACGGGCACAGAAGCTCTCCGGGCGATCGAGCCACGGGGACTGGACCGGTCGCAGATCCTGCGGGGTCATACCCCGCGCTCTGGCCGCGGCGAGCGCCCCGATCGCCGCCACCGCGGTGGCGTTGACGATGTCCCCGGCAAGCACCATCGCCAGCGCGTCGTCGAGGGGGAACCGCTCGATCTGCAGGTCCGCCTCCTCGTGTTCGGGCTCCGGCCGCTCGACCTCGCTCAGATCCTCGGCGAGATAGACCCGCACCGACTCGTCGGTGAAGCCCGGCGAGAGCGCGATGTCCAGCAGCACCGACCACGAGGCGGCCGCGAGGCCCGTCTCCTCGGCGAGTTCGCGCTGCGCCGCCGCGAGCGGATCCTCGCCGGGCACGTCCAGCAGGCCGGCGGGGATCTCCCAGAGCCTGCGGCCGATCGGATGCCGGTACTGGTACACCAGTACCAACCGATCGTCCGCGTCGATCGCGACGATCGCGACCGCGCCGTCGTGTTCGACGACCTCACGCTCGGCGGCCCGCCCGCCCGGCATCACCACCTGATCGAGACGCAGCGCCACGATCGCGCCGTTGTACGCGGTGCGCGAGCTCAGCGTCTCGAACTCGTGGCGCGCCGACTCGTGGCGGACCTCCGAGGGATCGTCCTTCGCCCCCATCGTGGCCCGTCAGCCCGCGTTCTCGGTGACGTCCAGCTCGGCCGCCACTTCGAGAGCCGGTGCCTCGCCGGTGGACGGCTCGCCGCGGCCGGTGTCGCCGTGCACGTCGACCGGCAACCGCTCCTCGAGCTTGTACCGCAACGCGGCGTCGACGAATGCGGCGAACAGCGGATGCGGCCGGGTGGGCCGGCTCTTGAGCTCCGGATGAGCCTGCGTCGCGACGAGGAACGGATGCTGCTCGGCCGGGTACTCGACGAACTCGACCAGATGGCCGTCCGGGGACGTGCCGCTGAAGAGCAACCCGGACTTGGCGATCCGGTCCCGGTAGGAGTTGTTCACCTCGTACCGGTGCCGGTGCCGCTCGGACACGCTCTCGCTGCCGTAGGCGCGTGCGACCACCGATCCCTTGGCCAGCGTCGCGGGGTAGGCACCGAGGCGCATCGTGCCGCCCAGGTCCGCCTCCCCGGCCACCACGTCCTCCTGATCGGCCATCGTCGAGATCACCGGATGCGTGGTCTCCGGCTCGAACTCCGTGGAGTTGGAGTCCTCGAGCCCCACCGACCGCGCCGCCTCGATGACGACGCACTGCAACCCCAGGCACAACCCGAGCAACGGGATCTTGCGCTGACGGGCGAACCGGATCGCACCCACCTTGCCCTCGATCCCGCGGATACCGAACCCACCCGGGATCAGCACCCCGTCCACGTCACCGAGGAGGGACTGCGCCCCCGCCTCGGTCTCGACGTCGTCGGACTGCACCCAGACGATCTCGACCTTCGACCGATTCGCGAATCCGCCGGCGCGCAACGCCTCGGTGACCGACAGGTAGGCGTCGGGCAGGTCGACGTACTTGCCGACCAGCGCCACCTTGACGATCTCCCGCGGCTGGTGGACGCGCTCGAGCAGGTTGCCCCACACGGTCCAGTCGACGTCGCGGAACGGCAGGCCCAGCTGGCGTACCACGTAGGCGTCGAGGCCCTCCCGGTGCAGCACCTTGGGGATGTCGTAGATCGACGGAGCGTCCGGGGTCGAGATGCAGCCGTCGACGTCGACGTCGCACATGAGGGCGATCTTGTTCTTCAGCCCCTGGGGCACGTCCCGGTCACACCGCAGGATCAGCGCATCCGGCTGGATGCCGATGCTGCGCAGTGCCGCCACCGAATGCTGGGTCGGCTTGGTCTTGAGCTCACCCGACGGCGCCAGGTACGGCACCAGCGAGACGTGCAGGAAGAAGACGTTGTCACGGCCGACGTCGTGGCGCACCTGACGGGCGGCTTCGAGGAACGGCTGCGACTCGATGTCGCCCACGGTGCCGCCGATCTCGGTGATGACGACGTCGGGACGCTCGCCCTGCAGGTCCGGCTCGGCCATGCCGAGGATCCGGGCCTTGATCTCGTCGGTGATGTGCGGAATCACCTGCACGGTGTCGCCCAGGTACTCGCCGCGACGCTCCTTGGCGATCACGGTCGAGTACACCTGGCCCGTCGTGACGTTGGCCTGGCCGGACAGATCCCGGTCGAGGAAGCGCTCGTAGTGACCGACGTCGAGATCGGTCTCCGCGCCGTCCTCGGTGACGAACACCTCGCCGTGCTGGAACGGATTCATCGTCCCGGGATCGACGTTGAGGTAGGGATCGAGCTTCTGCATGGTGACGCGCATACCGCGCGCGGTGAGCAGCTGGCCGAGGCTCGAGGCGGTCAGGCCCTTGCCGAGCGACGACGCGACGCCGCCGCTGACGAAGATGTGCTTGGTGTCCGTACGCGTGTGAGTGCGTGACTGTGACAAAGAGGCTCCCGTGACGACTGTGCAGGACTTGGACTGTGTCGAGCAATGCTGGGGCCTGCCGACCCACGGGACCTCACGCTAACATGTGCGCGCTCGCCTGACCCAACAATCCCCAGCGTGTCGAGCGACGGGCGGGTCGGGGGCGGACGCCGTCACGGTACGTCGCCGGGCTCCTGCTGTGACGCGGCCCGCTCCGCGAGGACGGCGGTGTCCGGCAACTCACCGGCGCGGTCCCGCAGGAACGGCACGACCTTCTCGGCGATCGCCGCGTTGTACGCGTCCGGGGCCTGGTTGGGATTGGCGTGGCCGGTACCGGCCATCCGGACCACCCGCAACGATCCCCTGGGCCCACCGGACCGGTCGTAGAGGATCCGCTGCGAGTAGTCGACGTCGACCACCTGGTCGTCGATGCCCTGCCGCGGACGCAGGAACACCACTCCCGGCCGCGGCTTGCCGTCCACGTCGTGTGCCAACGCGGACAGATCGCCCGCCGCACCCGAGGCCACGATCGTCTTGAACTGGGACTCGATGAGCCCGTTGCTGGCGGCGCGGTCCGAGGCGATCTTCTCGCGCATCACCTCGTCCACGACGTCGAAGAACTCGTGCACGTCGATGCCCGGCAACCCCGCGTCGCGGGTGACGAATCGATCCTTGCGTGCTGCGGTCTCGACGGCGAAGCGCACCGAACGGCTCTCCCGAGCGCCCGGGATCCAGCCGATCCAGCGCAGCATCTCCTCTCCCGCGTCGCGGCTCTCCGCCCGCACGGCGTGCAGATCGATCGGGGTCGAGTCGAGGATGACACCGGACACCACCAGATCCGTCTCGGTGTACAGATGGCGGGCCACCTCGAGGGCGATCACCCCGCCCATGCTGTGGCCGCTGAGGACGACGGTGTCCACTCCCTCGTCCTCGGCCCGCTGCCGCACGAGGTCGGCGATCACCGCGGTGTCGATACCGCTGTTGTCGTACTGCACCGCCCACACCTGCCCGAGGCCGGCCAGCGAATCCAGGGTGCGGGCGGTCTCGGTGGCGTCCAGGTTGCCCAGACCGACGAGGTCGACGACGGCGGTGTCACGGTCGCGCGGCGAGACGGCGTCGTGCACGGCGTGCAGTTGGGGGTGAGTGTGCGCGAGACGCTCGCGCTCCGGCTGGACGTCGAATTTCCAGTACTGCGCGGCGAGGACCACCAGCGGCAGCAACGCCGGCGTCGCACGGGTGACGATGCGCGCGAAGCGGCCGCGGCCGCCACGGGTCTCGCGCAGGCGGGCACGCCGACGGTCGTCGTCCCAGTCGCTGACGGTGGAGGGGTGCCGGATCACTCGCATCCCTCTCGAGGGTACCGACGATCAGCCCGCCGGAACGCCCACTGTGACCGCCGCCGCGCCCGGGCCGGTGCCGTAGCGACCGGCACCACCGCCGAGTTGTTCCTGGAGTGCCAGCGGCACCGTGATCCGGCCGGATTCCCGGTCCACATCGTCCACGGTGCTCACCCGGGAGGACAGCGCCGAGTCCGAACGTGCGACCGCGACCGCGCCGTTGCCGTGTGCCGATCCCGGCCTCCCGGCGAGGACCACACCCGATCCGCGGGCGTCCAGGCCCGCGGCGAACCGCGCCACGACGGCGCCACGGTTGCCGGTGGCTCCGTCCGAGGACTGCTCCGGGTCGGGCTCGCCCGTGAGTACGACGGCGAGCTGGGCGGGCTCGACGGCCCCCTCGTAGGTGAGGAAGCCTCCACCGCGCAAGGTGTCGAGCGCCAGGGCGCGCTCCTCCGGTGTCCCCTGCGGCTGCCCTGATTCCGGGTTCGCCTGCAGGATGGCGCCGAGTAGATCGCCGGCCAGACTGCCCTGATCCACCGCGCCGGTCTGCAGCGTCACCCCTGCCGGAATGACGTTGTTGACCACCGTCCGCAGCCGGTCACCGCCGGTGGCGTCGACGAACGATTCGGTGAGCGCGAGACGACCGGTCACCGCTCCCCCGGCCTGGCCGATGACCCGGTCGAGTGCCTCGACGTCGCCGGGATCGGAATCGGGGGTCGTCACGACGAGAACGGTGTTGCCGGGCAGCGTGTCGCGCAACGTGCGCGCGGACACTCCCGCCGCGAATCCGTCCGCCGAGTTCAATTGGAGCTCCAGGGCGTTCGCGCGCTGGTTCGCCTGCTCGAGATCACGCTCGAGCTGGGACTTGTCGTCGCGCAACCCGGAGACCAGGCCCGTGGAGAGCACACCCGATCCCAGGAACACGCCCACGGCGAGCGCGACGAAGATCGCCGCGATCGAGATCGCGTGCTGACGGAGCGAGATCACGCGAGCGGCCCCGCTTCCGCCGGTGTTCCGTACGGTGCGGTCACTCGAAGAGTCCCTGTATCCACAGCGTCAGACGGTTCCAGAGATCCGTCGCCCAGTCCACGACCTCCGCACCCGTGTTGGACACCAGCAGGGCGACGATCACCGCGACGAGAGCGGCGAGTACGAGCAGCGCGATCGCGCCCCCCGACACCCGGCTGCGGTACAACGTCGCCACCGCCTTGGCGTCGACCAGTTTGGGCCCCACCTTGAGCCTGGTGAGGAACGCCGACGGGTTGCTCTCGCGGCGGCCACGGTCGAAGAACTCGTCGAGCGACACGGTGTTGCCGACCGTGACGATCAGGGATGCGCCGTGGTGATCGGCGAGCAGCAGCGCCAGGTCCGACGGAGAACCCGACGCCGGGAACGTCATTCCGCCGATACCCAGATCCTGGATTCGCGACAGTCCGGGAGCGTGCCCGTCCGGGTCGGCGGGCAGAACCACCTCTGCGCCGGACTTGAGTGTGGCGGTGGAGATCTCCTCGGGGTCGCCCACGATGAGGTCGGGACGATAACCCGCATCCTCGAGCGCGTCGGCCCCGCAACCGACGCCGATGAGGATCGGCGAGTACTCCTTGATGAACGGCTTCAGGTTCTTCAGGTCCGCGACATGCTCGGGACCGTCTGTGACGATCACGACGTGCCGGTCCTTCATGTCGACGTCGACGTCCGGGACGCCGATGCCGTCGATCAGCAACGGGCTCTCCGTGCGGATGAACTCGATCGTGTTGCCGGAGAACGCCTCGAGATGGTCGACCAGACCGGTCTTCGCCTCGATCATCCGGTCGGAGATCTCCGCCTCGGTCTGCTCGGTGCCCTTCGCGATCCGCCGCTCGCCGGCGTACACGCCTCCGTCGTTGATGCGGACCTTGCTTCCGTCCTTGATCGACTTGAAGACCTCGGTCCCGGCCGAGTCGATCAGGAGGATGCCGTTCGCGACGAGCGTCTCCGGCCCGATGTTCGGGTAACGTCCCGACATCGAGGACGACGCGTTGACCACGGCGAGCACCCCGGCCTTGACCAGGGCATCCGCGGTCACTCGGTCCAGGTCCAGTTCGTCGAGCACGACGATGTCACCGGGCCCGACGCGACGCAGCAGCTTGGCCGTGTTGCGGTCGACCCTGGCGATGCCACTGACCCCAGGCAGATGTTCGGTGTTTCGTGACAACAGTGCCGGCAACTTCATGCACTCGATGATCGCCCCGATCTGCCCCGGGCAACGGGAGGCGCGCCGAATCAACTACCACACAAGACTCGGATTTACCACGGTCGGTGACCGGCGAATACGCTCCGAGTCATGCACCGGCACGTTCGGCATGGGCGGTCGCCAGCAACTCCTCGGCGTGCGCCCGACCGGTTTCGGTGTCGTCGAGCCCGGCGAGCATGCGGGCCAGTTCCACCACCCGATCGTCCTCGGTGAGGGTCCGGACGCCGCTGCTCACGACACCGTCGGAGTCGGACTTGTCCACCACCAGGTGCGTGTCCGCGAATGCCGCGACCTGCGGAAGATGCGTGACGACGATGACCTGGTGTGTCCTGGCGAGCCGGGCCAGCCGCTTGCCGATCTCGACGGCCGCGCGGCCCCCGACCCCCGCGTCGACCTCGTCGAAGACCATCGTCGCGCCCGTGTCGGAGCCGGCGAGAACGACCTCGAGTGCCAGCATCACGCGGGAGAGCTCACCGCCGGAGGCGCTCTTCCCGATCGGCAACGCCTGCGCGCCACTGTGAGCCGACAGCCGGAACTCGACCTCGTCGACCCCGGAGGAACCCGCGTGCACCAGTTCCCCCCGCACCTCCAGCGGCGCCGAATCCTGCGGTCCCGCAGGCCGGGACTGCACCTCCACCTCGAGCTGCGCCCGGCCCATCGCGAGCCCGGACAGCTCGGCGCTGACCGCCTTCGCCAGCTTCGCCGCCGCCTTCCGGCGAGCCTCCGTCAGCTTCGCCGCGGCCTGGGCCGTGGCGGCCGCGGACTCGTCGACCTGACGGGACAGTTCCGTGACGGCCTCGGTGGACACGTCGAGATGCCGCAACCGTTCGCGCGCCTCCGTCGCCCACCCGAGTACGCCGTCGACGTCGGCCGCGTACTTGCGGGTGAGGGTCTTCAGCTCGGCCTGCCGAGACAACAGCGAGTCGAGAGCATCGGGTTCCGCTGGCAGTTCCGACAGGTACCGAGCGAGATCGGCGGCCACATCGGTGACCACCGTGACCGCCTCACCCAGCCGGGGACCGAGGACCTCGAGATCGCGGTCGCCGGACGACTCGAGGCGCGAGCGCGCCTCGGACAGCAGATCGAGCGCCCCGGAGATCGCTGCGGAATCGTCGATCTCGTCGCCACCGGACAACGCCCCGCGCGCCTCTTCCGCCGCCGACCGCAACGAATCCAGATCGCTGAGCCTGCGGACGTCCGCGACGATGGCCTCGTCCTCCCCGGGCTCGGGGGCGACGGAGTCGATCTCCTCGAGCGCGAACGTCAACTGGTCCGCCTCCTGCGCCAGCTCACGGGCACGCGTGGTGCGCTCGGCCAGTTCGGTGCGCGCGGTGATCCATTCGTCACGGTGCTTGCGATAGCGCGCCAGGAGCGGCCCGATCGTCTTGTCCCCGAATCGGTCCAGCGCCGCCCGCTGTTCGCCGGGGCGCTGCAGACGCAGCTGGTCGTTCTGGCCGTGGACGGTGAGCAGAGAACTCGTGAACTCCGACAACGTCCCCGCGGGCACACCACGGCCGCCGAGGTGCGCTCGTGAGCGCCCGTCCCCACCGACGGTCCGGACCGCGATGATGCTGCCGTCCTCGTCACGCTCGGCACCCGAGGATTCGAGGAGCGCCTCCACCTCGGCGTCGATGTGCGGGGAAGCTCCCTCGGTGGAGAACCGACCCTCGACGACGGCGCGCGTGGCGCCGAGCCGCACCCGCCCTGCATCGGCGCGGGCACCGCTGAGCAGATGCAGGCTGGTGACGATCATCGTCTTTCCGGCGCCGGTTTCACCGGTGAGCACCGTGAGGCCTTCGTGGAACTGTGCCGAGGCCTCGGAGATCACGCCGAGGTTGTCGATCCTGATCTCTGCGAGCACGTTCTAGGCCCTCCTTCCACGCCATCCGGTCACGGGCAGTTCGAACTTGCGCACCAGCCGGTCGGTGAAGGGGGCCGAGTCCAGCCGCACCCATTCGAGGGGTTCGCGTCCCCGGACGATCTCGACCCGCCCCCCGGCGGGGAGTTGCAACGTCCGGCGGCCGTCGCAGAAGACCAGGCCGTCGTGGCTACCGGCCAGGGTCTCGACGGCGATGAGCGATTCCGGGCTGGTCACCAACGGGCGCGCGAACAACGCGTGCGCGTTGCTCGGCACCACCAGCAGCGCCTCGAGTTCCGGCCACACCACGGGACCGCCCGCGGAGAACGCGTATGCCGTCGACCCGGTGGGCGTCGACACGAGGACACCGTCACAGCCGAAGGTGGACACCGGCCTGCCGTCCACCTCGAGTACCACCTCGAGTACCCCGAGTCGCGAGCGGTTCTCGATGCTCGCCTCGTTGAGTGCCCAGCCTCGCTCGATCACCGTGTCGTCGACCCGGACCAGGACGTCCAGTGTCATCCGGTGCTCGATCCGGTATTCGCGGCGCACGACCTGCCCGAGCGCCTCGTCGAGGTGCTCGGCCTCGGCCTCCGCCAGGAATCCGATGTGGCCCAGGTTGATTCCGAGGACCGGCACCGACGCGGCCTGAGCCAGCTCCGCGGCACGCAGGAACGTCCCGTCACCGCCGAGCACCAGCACCATCTCGCACCCGGACGCGGAGTCCGGGCCCGGGTGCACCGCGGTGACGTCGAGATCCTGCACGGCATCCGGGGAAATCCCCAGCGCGTCGGCCTCGTCCAGCAGCACTCGCAGGCCGATGCCCGCACCGGCGAAGATCTTCCCCACCCGCAGAGCCGTGTCCTCGAGCGCCCGGTGCGCGGGGTGGGCGACGAGCAGTATCCGTCGCTGCCCGTCGCCGGGGACACCGGCACCCTGTCCGGTCACTGCTTCCCCTTTCACTGGGGCCCCTCCTCCACCGCAGCCTGCACGACGGCCTCCAGCGAGGCCGGTCGATCTTCCTCCGCGACCTCCCCGGATCGCAACCACAGGAAGTACTCCACGTTCCCGGAGGGCCCGGGCAACGGGCTGGCCACGACACCGAGCGTGTGCAATCCCGCGCGTTCCGCGGCGCGAGCCACGTCGAGGACCGCGGCAGCACGGAGTTCGGGATCGCGGACCACTCCGCCACTGCCGACATTGTCCTTGCCGACCTCGAACTGCGGCTTCACCATCGGAATCAGATCCCCGCCTTCCGCGATACACGCGACGAAGGCGGGCAACACGAGTGTCAACGAGATGAACGACAGATCGGCGACGACGAGATCCACCCGGCCGCCGATCTGCTCGGCATCGAGGCTGCGGACGTTCGTCCGGTCGAGGACGTGTACCCGCTCGTCCGATTGCAACCGCCACACCAACTGGCCGTACCCGACGTCTGCGGCGACGACTTCCCGCGCACCTCGCTGCAGCAGGACGTCGGTGAATCCTCCTGTCGAGGCACCGGCGTCCAGGCATCGACGGCCGGACACGCCGAGCCCACGGGGTTCGAAGGCCGAGAGGGCACCGAGAAGTTTGTGCGCTCCCCGCGACGCCCAGGACACCTCGTCGGGCACGTCCACGACGCGCAGCGGGGTACCCACCTCGATCGCGGTCGCGGGTTTCGTCGCGGGTGCCCCGGAGATGAGGACTCGACCTTCCGAGATCAGTTCCTGTGCGTGGTCACGGGAGCGGGCCAGTCCGCGGCGTACCAACTCGGCGTCCACGCGTGCTCGACGCGCCACCTCAGCTCTTGTCCACCGAGGCCAGGGCGCGAACCAACACGTCGTGCGCCTGCTCGAGCAGTTGCGCGTTCGCGGACAGCACCGTTCCGCCGTCGCCGCCACCGTGCGCTGCCCCCGTCACCGGCTCGAGTTGTGACAGCAGTCCGTCCACCTGCGCGTGGATACCCGCAGGGTCGATCGTCGGCGGTGGGCCCGGCAGGTGCTCGCCCGGCCGCGGAATCGGGGTGTTCATCGCGCACAACGCTAGCCGATACCCGGCAGCGGCGCATACACGCCTCGGTGCCGGGAATGTCGCGTGTCCGTCACCGACCCCAGTCGGCGAACACCGCGGCAACGGCGGGATCGGACGAGGTCAACGCTTCGAAACCGGGGTGCTGCCAGGCAGCGATCGACACGTCACGCAGCAACCGGGCCCGGTCGAGGACACCGTCACCGCTCGCGGAGACGTCGAGGCCGGCATCGACGACGGTGAC
This genomic interval from Rhodococcus triatomae contains the following:
- a CDS encoding NAD kinase yields the protein MTGQGAGVPGDGQRRILLVAHPAHRALEDTALRVGKIFAGAGIGLRVLLDEADALGISPDAVQDLDVTAVHPGPDSASGCEMVLVLGGDGTFLRAAELAQAASVPVLGINLGHIGFLAEAEAEHLDEALGQVVRREYRIEHRMTLDVLVRVDDTVIERGWALNEASIENRSRLGVLEVVLEVDGRPVSTFGCDGVLVSTPTGSTAYAFSAGGPVVWPELEALLVVPSNAHALFARPLVTSPESLIAVETLAGSHDGLVFCDGRRTLQLPAGGRVEIVRGREPLEWVRLDSAPFTDRLVRKFELPVTGWRGRRA
- a CDS encoding TlyA family RNA methyltransferase, which produces MARRARVDAELVRRGLARSRDHAQELISEGRVLISGAPATKPATAIEVGTPLRVVDVPDEVSWASRGAHKLLGALSAFEPRGLGVSGRRCLDAGASTGGFTDVLLQRGAREVVAADVGYGQLVWRLQSDERVHVLDRTNVRSLDAEQIGGRVDLVVADLSFISLTLVLPAFVACIAEGGDLIPMVKPQFEVGKDNVGSGGVVRDPELRAAAVLDVARAAERAGLHTLGVVASPLPGPSGNVEYFLWLRSGEVAEEDRPASLEAVVQAAVEEGPQ